In Natranaeroarchaeum aerophilus, a single genomic region encodes these proteins:
- a CDS encoding threonine synthase gives METSHAFSGLTCLDCGTTIPADEVSGRCPDCGGVLDPQYEYDAIELDRATLDDRTDRSQWRYRELLPFTRESAVSLDEGGTPLVECPRLADELDVGRVLVKDDGRLPTGSTADRGQSLALTAAAGLDVTDVALPSPGASAQSAAAYAARAGLDSHAFVPSRTPFTNKAMINVHGGDMNVIGGRFDDAVDAFEDAIAEEPWHSLSAFDTPYRHEGRKTALFEIVEQLDWTLPDAIVAPTGSGLSIAGLYKGARELRELGLVDDLPALYAAQAAGCAPIVEAWGDGESESSPVELPDTICGELEIPDPNGSAHVLDALAATDGGAVSVEDPEILESAVTAASSEGLEVGTSTGAALGGTWRLAERDTLAEDDCVVVLNTGAGSKDDDVLRSHLMGQGI, from the coding sequence ATGGAAACCAGCCACGCGTTCAGCGGTCTGACGTGTCTCGACTGCGGGACGACGATTCCGGCCGACGAGGTGTCAGGGCGTTGTCCCGACTGCGGCGGCGTCCTCGACCCACAGTATGAGTACGACGCGATCGAGCTCGATCGGGCGACGCTCGACGACCGCACTGATCGCTCCCAGTGGCGCTACCGTGAGCTACTGCCGTTCACGCGCGAGAGCGCGGTCAGTCTCGACGAGGGCGGGACGCCACTGGTCGAGTGTCCACGGCTCGCTGACGAACTCGACGTCGGGCGCGTGCTCGTCAAGGACGACGGTCGGCTTCCGACGGGATCGACTGCGGATCGGGGCCAGTCCCTCGCGCTGACCGCCGCGGCGGGCCTCGACGTGACCGACGTTGCGCTCCCATCACCGGGCGCAAGCGCGCAGTCTGCGGCGGCGTACGCGGCGCGAGCGGGACTGGACTCCCACGCATTCGTCCCCTCTCGGACGCCCTTTACCAACAAGGCGATGATCAACGTCCACGGCGGTGACATGAACGTAATCGGCGGGCGCTTTGACGACGCTGTCGATGCCTTCGAGGATGCGATCGCCGAGGAGCCCTGGCACTCGCTGTCGGCCTTCGACACACCCTACCGTCACGAGGGACGGAAGACGGCGCTGTTCGAGATCGTCGAACAGCTCGACTGGACACTTCCGGATGCGATCGTTGCCCCAACAGGATCGGGCCTCTCGATTGCCGGACTGTACAAGGGGGCAAGAGAGCTGCGCGAGCTGGGGCTCGTTGACGACCTGCCCGCGCTGTACGCCGCACAGGCGGCGGGCTGTGCGCCGATCGTCGAGGCCTGGGGTGACGGAGAATCGGAGAGTTCGCCCGTCGAGCTCCCCGACACGATCTGTGGCGAGCTCGAAATTCCCGATCCGAACGGCTCGGCACACGTTCTCGACGCGCTGGCAGCGACCGACGGCGGTGCCGTCTCCGTCGAGGATCCGGAGATCCTCGAAAGCGCCGTCACGGCGGCGTCAAGCGAAGGCCTCGAAGTCGGGACGAGTACGGGTGCGGCGCTGGGCGGGACGTGGCGACTCGCCGAGCGGGATACACTGGCCGAAGACGACTGTGTGGTCGTCCTCAATACTGGGGCCGGAAGCAAAGATGACGACGTGCTCCGGAGCCACCTGATGGGCCAGGGGATCTAG